The Apium graveolens cultivar Ventura chromosome 6, ASM990537v1, whole genome shotgun sequence genome contains a region encoding:
- the LOC141664673 gene encoding uncharacterized protein LOC141664673, with amino-acid sequence MLHFPDPLKLKTKRIVFEDIFVARDSGTLEQLKELSSTRRVIEESINDVSVITEAVAREMSGGLSSQCEQDIQKLEKYLPLLENLVHHCRNISSDQLVQWTSSLRIRWSSALNSSSLFGCKNQKFFRIDNLMYELTMMHFLYGALLREMANEVLSKDLVQSATLFRKAAGVYHSLAIEVLPHYQHVLPSERPPEATVNVSSVMSLICLAEAQAVTIKKAEAKGITGSLLAKLHYGIVQMLDEASSTLHSANKDKKDISTGFLDFVSTCKAIHELRSYKYLAESLRSDSQIGFALGVLQHVQITTQKIKLPSKASWRSVLKEEVDSVTGLIGKYEYENNFVWNYKIPPKHELPCLEGSNQL; translated from the exons ATGCTGCATTTTCCTGATCCTCTGAAGCTTAAAACCAAAAGG ATTGTTTTTGAGGACATATTTGTTGCACGCGACTCTGGCACACTTGAGCAACTGAAAGAGTTGAGCTCCACACGTAGAGTAATAGAGGAATCTATTAATGACGTAAGCGTTATCACAGAGGCTGTAGCAAGGGAAATGTCTGGAGGGTTGAGTTCACAGTGTGAACAG GACATTCAGAAGTTAGAGAAGTACTTGCCATTGTTGGAAAACTTGGTTCACCATTGTAGGAATATTAGCAGTGATCAGTTGGTTCAATGGACATCAAGCCTAAGGATCCGATGGAGTAGTGCTCTTAACTCTTCATCTTTATTTGGCTGTAAGAATCAAAAGTTCTTTCGGATCGATAATTTGATGTATGAGCTCACTATGATGCATTTCCTCTACGGTGCTCTGCTACGAGAAATGGCTAATGAAGTTCTGTCTAAAG ACTTGGTGCAATCCGCCACACTATTTAGAAAAGCCGCTGGAGTTTATCACTCTTTGGCCATAGAGGTTCTTCCTCATTACCAGCATGTATTACCTTCCGAAAGGCCTCCTGAGGCAACGGTGAACGTGTCTTCTGTCATGAGCCTTATTTGCTTAGCCGAGGCCCAG GCTGTAACTATAAAAAAGGCTGAGGCAAAAGGAATCACAGGAAGTCTTCTGGCTAAGCTGCATTATGGCATTGTACAAATGCTAGATGAAGCCTCAAGTACTTTGCATTCTGCAAACAAGGACAAGAAAGATATATCAACAGGCTTTCTT GATTTTGTTTCGACTTGCAAAGCTATACACGAACTTAGAAGTTACAAGTACCTTGCAGAAAGTCTTAGGAGCGATTCTCAGATTGGTTTTGCACTCGGAGTTCTTCAACATGTTCAAATTACGACGCAGAAGATTAAGCTGCCAAGTAAGGCGTCATGGCGATCAGTTCTTAAGGAAGAGGTTGATAGTGTGACAGGTTTAATTGGCAAGTACGAATATGAAAACAATTTTGTCTGGAACTATAAGATTCCACCTAAACATGAGTTGCCTTGTCTTGAAG GTTCGAATCAATTGTAA